In Dryocola sp. LX212, the genomic stretch AAGCGCCGGGTCGTCTGGATTTCCAGCGCGGCATTATGCGCAGGGCGGAAGACGGCCAGCTGGAAGTGCTCAGCACCGGCCATCAGGGATCGCACATCTTCAGCTCATTCAGCCAGGCGAACTGCTTTATCGTGCTGGAGCGCGAGCGCGGCAGCGTGGAAGCCGGTGACTGGGTGGAGATCGAACCGTTTAACGCGCTGTTCGGAGGCTGACCGTGGCAGAAGAGCTCAGCGACGGCGAAATGCTGCGCTACAACCGGCAGATTATTCTGCGCGGCTTCGACTTTGACGGGCAGGAAGCGCTGAAGGCAGCCCGCGTGCTGGTCGTCGGCCTCGGCGGCCTGGGCTGTGCCGCCGCGCAGTATCTTGCGGCGGCAGGCGTGGGGCATCTCACGCTGCTGGATTACGACACCGTGGCGCTGTCCAATCTGCAACGTCAGACCCTGCACAGCGATGCGACCATCGGAAAGCCAAAGGTGGAGTCCGCCCGCGACGCGCTGGCGGTTATCAACCCTCACGTTTCGCTTGCGGTTATCAACGCCCTGCTTGATGAGCAACGGCTGGCGGATGAAGTTGCTGGCCACGATCTGGTGCTGGACTGCACGGATAACGTGGCTATCCGCAATCAGCTGAACCACTGCTGTTTTCAAGCTAAGAAGCCGCTGGTCAGCGGTGCAGCTATCCGCATGGAAGGGCAAATCAGCGTCTTTACGTATCAGGAAAAGGAACCCTGCTACCGCTGCCTGAGCCGCCTGTTTGGCGAAAATGCTCTGACCTGCGTCGAGGCGGGCGTGATGTCCCCGCTGGTGGGCGTAATAGGTTCGCTGCAGGCGATGGAAGCGATAAAGCTGCTGGCGAACTACGGCACCCCGGCGAGCGGAAAAATAGTGATGTACGACGCCATGACCTGCCAGTTCCGCGAGATGAAACTGACGAGGAATGCGCAGTGCGAGGTTTGTGGCTCTCACTCATCTTAAGAAAGGTTTTTCGCAGATCGGGACAGCATAACGCCACGACCTGCGAACGGTATCATCGGCAATTCTTCTTTTGCAAAACGTTGGACAAACCGTAGCGCTGCGAAAACAGCTGGCTGTCGCTGTGGGAAGCATTTTACTGACGGAAGAAATGATTTGATAAATATGGCGCGACAGTGCGGAACGCAGAGGGAACCTCCTCCACGCGGGGTGGAGGAGATCCTGATTAATGAAGGTACTGCTTAGCCGTCTATACCTTTACTGCGCAGGTAATCTTCATACCCACCGGTAAAGTCGATAACGCGCTCTGGGGTGATCTCGACGACGCGGGTAGCCAGGGAGCTGACGAATTCACGGTCGTGGGAGACGAAGATCAGCGTGCCAGGATACATTTCCAGCGCCATGTTCAGCGACTCGATGGATTCCATATCCAGGTGGTTTGTGGGTTCATCCATGACCAGCACGTTCGGGCGTTCCATCATCAGCTTGCCGAACAGCATACGGCCCTTCTCACCGCCGGACAGCACTTTGGCAAGCTTTTTGATATCGTCCTGGCTAAACAGCAGACGGCCAAGGATGCTGCGCACGGCCTGCTCGTCATCGCCTTCTTGCTTCCACTGGCTCATCCAGTCAAAGACGGTCAGGTCGTTTTCGAATTCGTATTCATGATCCTGTGCGTAATAGCCGATCTGCACGTTCTCGGACCATTTAACCGTTCCGGCATCCGGGGTCAGTTCGCTCACCAGGGTTTTCAGGAAGGTCGTTTTACCCACGCCGTTGGTGCCCAGCACCGCAAGCTTCTCCCCCACTTCCAGCAGCATGTTAACGCCTTTGAACAGCGGGCCTTCGTCGAAGCCTTTTGCCAGCCCTTCCACTTCCAGCGCGTTACGGAACAGCTTCTTGTCCTGCTCAAAGCGGATGAACGGGTTCTGACGGCTGGAGGCCTTCACTTCATCAAGCTTGATTTTATCAATCTGACGGGCGCGAGAGGTAGCCTGACGGGATTTTGATGCGTTAGCGCTAAAGCGGCTGACGAAGGATTGCAGGTCGGCAATCTGCGCCTTTTTCTTCGCGTTATCGGACAGCAGGCGCTCGCGAGCCTGGGTTGCTGCCGTCATGTATTCGTCGTAGTTGCCCGGATAAACGCGCAGCTCGCCGTAGTCCAGATCCGCCATGTGGGTACAAACCATGTTCAGGAAGTGGCGGTCGTGGGAAATGATGATCATGGTACTGTTGCGCTCGTTGAGCACGGTTTCCAGCCAGCGAATAGTGTCGATGTCGAGGTTGTTCGTCGGTTCATCGAGCAGCAGGATGTCCGGGTTAGAGAACAGCGCCTGCGCGAGCAGCACACGCAGCTTCCAGCCCGGTGCGACTTCGCTCATTGGGCCGTAGTGTTGCTCCACCGGAATGCCTACGCCCAGCAATAATTCGCCAGCACGCGCTTCGGCGGTGTAGCCATCCATTTCGCCATATCTGGATTCCAGGTCGGCCACTCGATAGCCGTCTTCTTCGCTCATCTCCGGCAGCGCATAGATGCGGTCGCGCTCTTCTTTTACCTCCCAGAGTTCGGCGTGGCCCATGATCACCGTATCAAGCACGGTAAATTTCTCAAAGGCGAACTGATCCTGGCGCAGCTTACCGATGCGCTCGTTAGGATCGAGTGAGACGTTACCCACGGTTGGGTCGAGATCGCCACCGAGGATCTTCATAAAGGTGGACTTACCGCTACCGTTAGCGCCAATCAGGCCGTAGCGATTGCCGCCGCCAAACTTGACGGAGATGTTTTCAAACAGCGGCTTACTGCCGAACTGCATAGTGACGTTACTGGAAACTAGCACAGAGATGTCCTGATAAATGAGGTGTGTAATTTGTGATATCTCCCTCATTATGCCATAAGTGCGGTCGTGGATCGCGTTGCTTGTACACTGTCTAAAGTTTAATCGATATGAAAAAAATGTGATTTCAGCCACATCTGATTTCCCAGACAGATGGAATGCACATATAATGCGCGGCTGAACCGTACCTTATACTCAACTAACTAGCCTGTCTGGCCATAAATACTACGCACATCATGAATATGAAAATACGCACAATTTTACTGGCATTTGTGGCTGCGGTGTCTTTCTGCAAAACAGCCTCTGCAGTGACTTATCCTCTGCCTACCGATGGCAGCCGTCTGATTGGACAAAACCAGGTGATTACGATCCCTGAAGGTAGCACCGCTCCGCTTGAAGAGTTTGCGGCGCAGTACCAGATGGGCCTGTCTAACATGCTGGAAGCCAACCCTGGCGTTGACCCTTATCTGCCGAAAGGCGGCACCATCCTGAACATTCCTCAGCAGCTTATCCTGCCGGACACGGTTCATGAAGGTATCGTTATCAACAGTGCTGAAATGCGTCTCTACTACTATCCGAAAGACACCAACACGGTTATCGTGCTGCCTATCGGTATTGGCCAGCTGGGCAAAGACACCCCCATCAACTGGACCACGAAAGTAGAACGTAAGAAAGCAGGCCCGACCTGGACGCCTACCGCTAAGATGCACGCGGAATACGCAGCGGCGGGTACGCCACTGCCAGCCGTTGTGCCAGCCGGCCCGGACAACCCTATGGGTCTGTACGCGCTGTATATCGGTCGCCTGTATGCTATTCATGGCACCAATGCCAACTTCGGTATCGGCCTGCGCGTAAGCCACGGCTGCGTACGTCTGCGTAACGAAGACATCAAGTTCCTGTTCGAGAATGTACCGGTCGGTACTCGCGTGCAGTTTATCGATGAGCCCGTTAAAGCAACCGTAGAGCCGGACGGCACCCGTTACATTGAGGTGCATAATCCGCTGTCGACTACCGAAGCACAGTTCAATTCCGGCGAAATCGTGCCAATTACGCTGAAAGATAACGTAACCGCGATCACCGCTCAGCCAGACGTTGACACCAACGTTATTGACCAGGCGATTCAGAACCGTTCCGGTATGCCGGTGCGTCTGAACTAAACTGCCTTCAGCGGTAATGAGGCGACCTCCGGGTCGCCTTTTTTATTGTCTGGGGGTCAGGCATGCTGGAACGTTACTTTCAGGAATATTTGGTATGCTCAAAAGTCATGATGTGATCGCTAGCACAATTTTAGATTTAATTGTATGATGAATGCGTTTATTAAGGGGTCATCTCCATGCGTAACTCGCTCACCGTAATCTGGCAATTTCTGAGATCGTTTATTCTGATTTACCTGTGCTTATATGCCGGTATCGCCCTCTCCTCCGTGCTGCCGATTGCCATTCCCGGCAGCATTCTTGGCATGCTGATTCTATTTTTGCTGCTCTCTTTACAGATCCTGCCCGCAAAATGGGTCAAGCCAGGCTGCCATCTTTTTATCCGTTATATGGTGCTGCTGTTCGTGCCAATTGGGGTCGGCGTTATGCAGTATTTCGACGTGCTGCGTGCGGAATTCGCGCCGATTATCGTCTCCTGTACGGTGAGCACGCTGCTGGTCTTAGCGATCGTAAGCTGGAGTTCCCATCTGGTGCACGGCGAACGCAAAGTGATAGGTGAAGCGGAGGGCGATCAAAAATGATTCATTATATCTGGTGGTCCCTGCCGTTAACGCTTGTCGTCTTTTACTGCGCACGCATGCTGGCGGTTCGCTTCCCCACTCCGCTGCTCAATCCGCTGCTGGTCAGCATGGCTATCCTCATCCCGTTCCTGGTGCTCACCGGCATTCCCTACGAGCATTATTTCCTGGGATCGAAGGTACTTAACGATCTGCTGCAGCCTGCGGTCGTCGCGCTGGCCTTCCCGCTTTATGAGCAGCTGCATCAGATCCGCGCGCGCTGGAAATCAATTATTACCATCTGCTTTATTGGCAGCCTGGTGGCGATGGTTACCGGCACGAGCATTGCGCTGATGATGGGCGCGCCCGTACAGATCGCCGCCTCTATCTTGCCTAAGTCCGTCACCACCCCGATCGCCATGGCCGTCGGCGGCAGCATCGGCGGCGTACCGGCGATTAGCGCCGTCTGCGTTATTTACGTCGGCATTCTTGGTGCCGTACTGGGCCATACGCTGCTGAATATCATGCGCATCAAAACCAAAGCCTCCCGCGGGCTGGCCATTGGCAGCGCGGCGCATGCGCTGGGTACCGCCCGCTGCGTGGAGATGGATTTCCAGGAAGGGGCGTTCAGCTCGCTGGCGCTGGTTATCTGCGGGATCATTACCTCGCTGCTCGCGCCTTTCCTGCTGCCGGTAATCGTGTCGTTATTTGGTTAAAACTTGCGAGAGATCGCGCATTTTCAGTTTTTATTTCATCTGTTGCATTTGCAATTAGATACCGATCACATATAAAGCCTTATAAGCACCGTAAACTACGGTTCCATAACCTGATATGAGGCTCAGATAGATGCGTTCTCGTTTTGATGCTGCTTTTGCACAGCTCCCGGCTTCGCTGCAGGCCGCTCTGCTTCCCCTGCTTGCCGATGACCACTTCCCTGCCATGATTTGCGCGCAGGAAGTGGAAGCGATAAAGCACCAGACCGGACTGGATGATGATGCGCTGGCCTTCGCCCTTCTTCCTCTTGCTGCCGCCTGCGCGCGCGCGGCAATCTCCAATTTTAACGTCGGGGCCGTCGCCCGCGGCGTGAGCGGCAATCTCTATTTCGGTGCCAACATGGAATTTGCCGGGGCCACCATGCAGCAAACCGTCCACGCCGAGCAAAGTGCCATCACCCACGCCTGGATGCGCGGTGAAAAAGGTCTGGCTTCGATTACCGTAAATTACACGCCGTGCGGCCACTGCCGCCAGTTCATGAATGAGCTGAACAGCGGTGTGAAGCTGCAGATCAACCTGCCTGGCCGCAAGCCCGCCACCCTTGGCGACTATTTGCCGGACTCTTTCGGCCCGCGCGACCTGGCTATCGAAAAGCTGCTGCTCGATGATTTGGACCACGGGTACAAAGTTGAAGGCGATGAGATCAGCCAGGCAGCCATCAAGGCAGCAAACCGCAGCCATGCGCCTTACAGCAAAGCGCCTGCTGGCGTGGCGCTCGCCCTGCGCGACGGCAAAATCATCGCGGGCAGCTACGCGGAAAACGCGGCGTTCAACCCGTCTCTGCCTCCGCTTCAGGCTGCGCTGAATCTGCTTAGCCTTTCAGGCTATGAGTACGGCGATATCCAGCGCGCGGTGCTTGCCGAACGTGCTGATGCTCCACTCACGCAGTGGGACGCCACCGCCGCCACGCTGAAAGCCCTTGGCTGCCTGAATATCGACCGCCAGCTGCTGGCCTGAACCTTCTTTGCGGGTGTAACCCCACCCGCACTGCTGAAATTTACCTCAACCAAAACCGCTTATCTTGCTCTTCCCCCCCAGGTAAAGTAGCCTTGAATAAAATTTCATCCAAACCACGAGTCCGTAAGTCCATGTTGAAGCGCTTGTTTTATAGCCTGTTAGTCCTCATCGGCTTGACTGCGTTGACTGCGCTTGCCCTCGATCGCTGGATGAGCTGGAAAACCTCCCCCTATGTCTACGACGAACTGCAGGACCTGCCCTATCGCCAGGTCGGTGTCGTGCTCGGCACCGCCAAGTATTACCGCACCGGGGTCATTAACCAGTACTACCTCTACCGTATTCAGGGCGCGCTGAACGCCTACAACAGCGGCAAGGTTAACTACCTGCTGCTAAGCGGCGATAACGCGCAGTCCAGCTATAACGAACCAAGAACGATGCGCAAGGATTTGATCGCCGGAGGCGTTGACCCGGCCGATATCGTGCTGGATTATGCCGGTTTCCGTACGCTCGACTCGATTGTGCGCACCCGAAAAGTGTTCGACACCAACGACTTCATCATTATTACCCAGCGTTTTCACTGCGAGCGCGCGCTTTTCATTGCTCTGCATGAAGGCATTCAGGCACAGTGCTACGCCGTCCCGTCACCGAAAAATATGCTGTCCGTACGCATGCGTGAATTTGCCGCCCGGCTGGGGGCCATTGCCGATGTGTATATTTTTAAGAGCGAGCCGCGCTTTCTGGGGCCGCTGATCCCGATCCCGGCTCAGCATGAAGTCCCGGACGACGCCCAGGCCTACCCGGCGGTGACGCCGGAACAGCTGCTGGAGCGGCAGAAAAAAGAGAAGAAGTGACGTAAGGCGGGGATGATTCGTAGGGAGGATAAGCCTGCGTCATCCGCCATATATCGAGTTCGGGACGGTGGATGACACTTCGTTTATCCACCCTTGTATCTTGAACCGGTAGCTGGTTAGCTACCGGTTACACGAAACGGAGGAAGCTTGTATCCACCCTGAAGACGCCGATCTTTCTTTGTAGCTTAAGCCCTCCGTTTCACCTTTCACGTCACTCAAAATCCGAACGGTAACCAGAAGCTCTGACTTCGTATGTACAAGGCTGGAATGACGTGTTGGCTCAGGTGAAAGGAGACAAAATATGTTCACTCTCGGTGTTGATGTCAGTAAAAATAAAATCGATATCTGTCTGCTTGCTGCTGGTGTTAAAGGCAAGAAAAAGCACAAGGTTTTCACCAATGAACCCGGCGTGGCCCGTAGGGTCACGGACTGGCTCGACGCTCAGAAGTGCCCGTCTGATAGCGTCACCGTGGTACTGGAAGCGACCGGTATCTATCACGAGAACCTGGCATACGGTCTTCATGATGCCGGTGTTAAGGTCTGTATGGCCAATCCCCACCGCGTGCGCGAATTTGCCTGTGGGATGAATATCCTCACCAAAAACGACAGGGTTGATGCCTTCGTTCTGGCCTGTTACGGCGAGCTGAAACACCCGGAACCCTGGGTGCCTCCATCGCCTGAAGTTCGCAAGCTCAGGGCACTCCTGCGTCAGCGCGATGCGCTGAAAGAAGACGTTCAGCGGACGGCAAACCGGCTGGAAAAAGCCCACTCCACGGCCACGCCGCGGGAAGTTATCACCTCGCTCCAGCGGACTCACAGCTGGTTGAGCGACGAGCTGGAGCGGATAGAAAGGCTCATTACAGACCACACGGACAACGATCCGGGGCTGAAAGCAGATCTTGATCTGCTGAAATCGATTAAGGGTGTAAAGGATCAGGTAGGCCGGGAAATGCTGGCTATCCTGAAAGACGGCGCGTTCAGAAGTGCCTCGCAGGTGGCGGCGTATCTGGGCATCACACCGGTGGAAAAAACGTCGGGAAGCTCGGTGCGTGGGCGTCCTCACATGTCGAAAACAGGGCCGTCGGGGATAAGAGCGAAGCTGTATGTGGCGGCAATGAGCGCCAGCCGGTGGAATAAACCGGCGAAAGAGATATACGAAAGGCTGATAGCGAGAGGGAAGGCAAAGAAGGCGGCGCTGGGTGCAGTAATGCGCAAGCTGGTGCACATGTGCTTCGGGGTGCTGAAAACACGCCTGCCATGGGATGAAAATTATGCAGCTACCGCTTGACGTTCAAGACGGTAGCTACATTGACCTGCAGGGTGGATTCGTTTCTTACTTCTTACGAGCGTACTTTAGTGAATCCAGGGCAACCGCGAAGATAATAATCGCGCCCTTGATGATGTACTGCCAGTAAGGGTTCACGCCGATATAGGTCAGACCGTAGTTGATAACGGTGAAGATGATAACACCGGTCACCACGCCGACAACCGTCCCTACCCCGCCGCTGAACGACACGCCGCCTACCACGCAGGCCGCAATCGCATCCAGCTCGTACATAAAGCCGAGGTTGTTGGTTGCCGAACCGATACGCCCCGCTTCCAGCATCCCACCGAAGGCGTAGAACACGCCGGACAGCGCATAGATCATAATCAGGTTCAGGCCGACGTTAACGCCGGACACTTTCGCCGCTTCCGGGTTGCCGCCTATAGCAAAGATGTTTTTGCCAAAGCGAGTTTTGTTCCACAACACCCATACGAACATCACCGCAAACAGCGCGTAGAACGTGATGTAGGAGAGACGGAACGTCCCTAAGGCGATGAACCCCTGGGTAAATGTCGAGAAGTTAGAGTCAAAGCCGGAGACCGGCGACGCCCCTACGAAGTCGTAATACAGGGAGTTGATCCCGTAAACGATGATCATCGTACCCAAAGTGGTGATAAACGGCGTCACGTTCAGGTAGGCAATGATAATGCCGTTAATCAGGCCAATGATCGCGCCTACGGCACAGACAATCAGCAGCACCACCGGAATAGGCATGGTCGCCATATCCGGGAATACTTTATTGACGTTATCCATCGACTGCAGAAGCGTTGCCGCGATTACCGCCGCGAGGCCTACCTGGCGTCCGGCAGACAGGTCGGTCCCCTGGGTAACAATCAGGCCCGCCACGCCCAGCGCGATAATAATACGCACAGAAGACTGAGTCAGGATGTTACTTAAGTTCAGCAAGCTTAAAAATGTCGGATCCTGGAAAATAATGATCGCCAGCAGCACCAACAAAACGACATAAATGCCGCCTTCTTTCAGATAAGTTAGAAAACTTTTCTTATTTAACGCACTCATTTTCAATAGCCCCTAAATTATCAAAGGTGCACAGACGCAAGACGTAATATTTCGTTCTGCGTGGTTGTTTTAGTGTCTACAATTCCCGCAACGAGGCCATTGCTCATTACCAGAATACGGTCTGTAATCCCTAACAACTCCGGCATTTCGGACGAAATAATGATGATTCCTTTCCCTTTTTTAGCCAGCTCAGCAATCAGCTGGTAAATTTCAAACTTCGCTCCCACGTCGATACCGCGCGTAGGTTCATCAAGCATTAAAATTTCCGGCTGGGTTAATAACCAGCGGCCAATAATAACTTTCTGCTGGTTGCCACCTGACAGCGAACCAATTGACGTGCGGTGCCCTGGTGTTTTCACACGCATGGAGTCGATAACCCACTGGGTATCGCTTTTCATACGGCTATTATCGAGCAGACCAATTTTGTTTTTATAGTTGCGAATATTTGAAATCAGCGAGTTAAAACCGATATCCAGGTAAGCATAAATGCCAGTAGAGCGGCGCTCTTCGGTCACTAACGCAAAGCCATGGTTAATCGCTTCGTTGGCGCTGTGGTTATTAATTTTTTTGCCGTGTAGAAAAATGGTACCGGATGATTTTTCACGAATACCAAACAGCGTTTCCACAATGTCGGTACGCTTCGCGCCCACCAGGCCGGCAATCCCCAGAATCTCCCCTTTATGCAAATCAAAAGAGACATCGCGGATAGAGGGCTGACGCAGCGAGGTCAGGTTGCGCACCTCCAGAATCACTTCCCCCGGCACGTTTGACTTGTCCGGAAAGCGCTGGTTTAGGGAGCGGCCAACCATCATGGAGATGATTTTATCCATGTCCAGCCCTTCCAGCGGCTGGGTGGCGATCCACTGTCCGTCACGCAAAATCGTAATTTCATCGCACAGCTGGAATATCTCTTCCATTTTATGGGAGATATAAACGATACCGCAGCCACGCTCTTTTAATTTGCGAATAATTTTAAAGAGGTGGTTAACTTCTTTTTCCGTCAGGGAGGACGTTGGCTCATCCATTATGACGATTTTGGCGTTATAGGAAAACGCCTTGGCAATTTCGATCATCTGCATTTGTGATACGGATAGCGTGCCAACGCGGGCGCGCGGATCGATATCAATATCCAGCTCGTCGAAAATGTCTTTTGTGTCGCGGTACATTTTATCCTGATCGACAAATACGCCTTTGGTTGGGTAACGCCCCAGCCACATATTGTCCATCACGGTACGTTGCAGAACCAGGTTCAGCTCCTGGTGCACCATTGAAATACCGTTCTCCAGCGCCTCTTTCGTGCTGTTGAAATTTACTTCTTGTCCCTGAAAAAGAATACTGCCGGAATCCTTACTGTAGATCCCAAAAAGGCATTTTAATAATGTTGATTTACCCGCCCCGTTCTCACCCATCAACGCGTGAATGGAATGAGGACGAACTTTTAAATTGACATTATCCAGTGCCTTTACGCCGGGGAAAGACTTGTTGACGTTAGTCATTTCCAACAAGAATTCAGGCGTCGCTGTCTGATTGCTGACCATAGTTATACCTGGCTGCGAAAGTGTTGCTGAGCGTAAAACCTGTCCGGGCACGGTTAACGCACCCGGACATAACATTGCTAACCGTAATGCCCTAAATAATTCGAGTTGCAGGAAGGCAACAAGCTCGGGAATCCCCAGGAACTTACATCAAGTAAGTGACTGGGGTGAGCGAGCGCAGCTAACGCACCTGCGGCTCGAAGTATGACGGGCATTTATTTGTTTGAGAACTGCGCCAGGTTGTCTTTATCAACGCCGACGTAAGGAATACGCACGATCTTGTTTTCAATCTTCCAGTTCGTGCCTTCTGCCGCAGGTTTGCCCGCCGCCAGGTTTTTCGCCAGATCGAAGGTGGCTTTCGCCTGGTTGTTGGCATCGTTCAGCACGGTTCCGGCCAACGCACCGGATTTTACCAGCGCCAGCGCTTCAGGCAGGGCATCCACGCCGAAGACCGGAATAGAAGATTTGTTGTGTGCTTTCAGCGCTTCTACCGCACCCATTGCCATCGCATCGTTGTTGGCGATAACCACTTCGATTTTGTTAGCGTTCGGGCCGGACATCCACGCGTCCATCTTATCTTTCGCCTGGGCGGTGTCCCACATCGCAGTATCTAACTGCAGCTGCTGGGTTTTCAGGCCCTTGGTGTTCAACTCTTTGATAACGTAGGTAGTACGGGCTTCAGCATCCGGGTGGCCCGGCTCGCCTTTGAGCAGCACGAACTGAATCTGGCCGTCTTTGTTCAGATCCCAGGCCGGGTTTGCCGCCCAGTGTTTCGCAATCAGGTCGCCCTGAATGATGCCGGACTCTTTAGAGTCGGTGCCTACGTAGTACGCTTTATCGTAGCTATCCAGCGCTTTACGTGAAGGTTCTTTGTTGTAGAAAACAATCGGGATGTTCTGGCCACGGGCTTTTTCAATGACCGTGCCTGCCGCTGCCGGGTCAACCAGGTTGATGGCCAACGCCTTCACGCCTTTCGCCAGCAGTACGTCGATCTGGTCGTTCTGCTTGGACTGGTCGTTCTGGGAGTCGTTCATCAGCAGCTCAACGTCCGGGCTTGCTTTGGCGTCTTTCTCAATTGCTTTGCGCACGACCGACATGAAGTTATCGTCGTATTTGTAGATGGTCACGCCGATACGGGTATCAGCAGCGTGAGCAGCCGTGCCAAAAAGCATGCAGGACATAACGGCGGACAGGGTCAAAACCTTCTTATTCATGGTATCTCCGGTTTTTTTGCAGGGTAGTGCTTAGTGAGCTTCAGGCAGGGCAGTAATGTTATGAAAACGTTACTGAATGCCGAAAATTATCCTAAAAAAATAAGCTTCCGTGTTCTGTAACGATCCTGTACTGCATTTTATGGCTGCTTTTTAGCTTGATACCTATAGTGAAACTGATTAATCACCGTTACATATAGTTTCAGCCTATAAAACGCTGACATCATAGACAGCGTTATGTTAATTAACTGTGAATTTACTCACAAATTGAAACCGGTTACATCAAAGTCTTTAATCAGAGAGTGATCGGCCCCACAATTTGCTTTGGCGAGACGGAATGACGACGCACAAGAGTCGGCATAAAACAGTGCGTTGCCGTAGCGTCTATGGTCCCTGCCGCCCCCTGCAACGCCAGCTCCGTCGCCAGCCGGGCCATTGAAACGATGGGATAGCGAACGGTGGTCAGCTGCGGGTCCGTGTAACGGGCAATAGGGATATCATCAAAGCCGATGACTGAAACATGATGCGGCACGACAATGCCGTTATCTTTCAGCGCCGTCAACGCGCCCGCCGCCATGCTGTCGTTATAGGAAAACACCGCGCTGAGCTGCAGATTGCGCCCGAGCAACTCAACCATGGCCGCCTCGCCGCC encodes the following:
- the mglB gene encoding galactose/glucose ABC transporter substrate-binding protein MglB, encoding MNKKVLTLSAVMSCMLFGTAAHAADTRIGVTIYKYDDNFMSVVRKAIEKDAKASPDVELLMNDSQNDQSKQNDQIDVLLAKGVKALAINLVDPAAAGTVIEKARGQNIPIVFYNKEPSRKALDSYDKAYYVGTDSKESGIIQGDLIAKHWAANPAWDLNKDGQIQFVLLKGEPGHPDAEARTTYVIKELNTKGLKTQQLQLDTAMWDTAQAKDKMDAWMSGPNANKIEVVIANNDAMAMGAVEALKAHNKSSIPVFGVDALPEALALVKSGALAGTVLNDANNQAKATFDLAKNLAAGKPAAEGTNWKIENKIVRIPYVGVDKDNLAQFSNK
- the mglA gene encoding galactose/methyl galactoside ABC transporter ATP-binding protein MglA; translated protein: MVSNQTATPEFLLEMTNVNKSFPGVKALDNVNLKVRPHSIHALMGENGAGKSTLLKCLFGIYSKDSGSILFQGQEVNFNSTKEALENGISMVHQELNLVLQRTVMDNMWLGRYPTKGVFVDQDKMYRDTKDIFDELDIDIDPRARVGTLSVSQMQMIEIAKAFSYNAKIVIMDEPTSSLTEKEVNHLFKIIRKLKERGCGIVYISHKMEEIFQLCDEITILRDGQWIATQPLEGLDMDKIISMMVGRSLNQRFPDKSNVPGEVILEVRNLTSLRQPSIRDVSFDLHKGEILGIAGLVGAKRTDIVETLFGIREKSSGTIFLHGKKINNHSANEAINHGFALVTEERRSTGIYAYLDIGFNSLISNIRNYKNKIGLLDNSRMKSDTQWVIDSMRVKTPGHRTSIGSLSGGNQQKVIIGRWLLTQPEILMLDEPTRGIDVGAKFEIYQLIAELAKKGKGIIIISSEMPELLGITDRILVMSNGLVAGIVDTKTTTQNEILRLASVHL